TTGCGGATTGTCTCTTGATTGCATGAATAATTGGCATTGTTGCTCAGAGTGAGCAAAGCTACCTGTTGGATGAAAGGATCATCAGATTTCTGAAGCAAGGCAAGGACCTTCCTGAGATCGCGGACACCCAGAATCTCATCAATTTCATAAGGAAAGGGGCGCTTCTGCACGGCAACGGgtcttcttcccctccctctgcGCTGGGTCTCGGGCTCAGAGTCTGAATCTGACTCTGTGTCAGTCCATCCGGACTCCCCTTCCTCAGAATCAGGGACCTCTGCCAGGAAAGCCTGTCCGCCATTAGCAGAggctgcagcagctgctgcaaCCCCATCTCCAGGACGGAAGCCCATCCCCAGTTCGTCTACTTCAACCTTGCTTTTCTTGCCCTTGCCCTTGCCCCCATTCCGGGACCTGGTTACACCCTTGGCTCCACCTTTGGGTACCGCTCCAGTCGCTGATGTGGCTTTGGGTATAGCCCCAGTGTGAGCCCCAGGGGTTGCTTTCTTGGCAGCTGATGTTCCAGGAACCACCGCTGTTCTAGGGGAACCAGAAGTTCCAGGAGACTCTGCAGCCCCAGTAGGCGTTGCGGGCACAGGAGCCTCAGCTGCCTCGGTAGGCGATGCCACCCCGGGAACTTCAGCTACCTTGGTAGGTGCTGCTACCCCAGGACCCTCGGTCACCTCAGTGGGTGCTGCCGCTTCGGTAGGCACCACTGTCCCAGGAGGCACCGCTGCCCTGGAAGTCTCCGCTTCTCTGGGAGCTTCTACCACTTTGGGAGCCCCTGCCATTGCAGGGGCTTCTGCAGCCCCAAGGGACTCTGTCACCCCGGGAGGTGGTGCTATTGAAGAAGCCATTGCAGCCCCAGCTGCTGATTCGGCCTTAGGCCCAACCCCGGCTCCATCTGCCTCTTGGGCCTGACTGCCTGCCCCACTCTGAGCCTCAGCGCTGGATGCAGCTGGGGCCACTGCCTCAGCTCCAACTGCGTCCAGAGCAGAGGCTTCATCCTGGGCCCTGTCCTCTGCTTCAGCGCGGACTGGGGTTGGGGGACTGAATCCTGACCCAAGGTCGATTGTGAATCCGGCTCTTAGCCCAGCTCTAGCCCTGGCTCCAGTCCCAGCCACAGCCCGGTTTTTGGGCTTGACCATTCTCTTCTTGGTCTGGTCTCTCCCCCTGGTGTATTTGTAGACACAGTACCAGGCACCAGCCCCTATCACTATCCCCGCCGCTACACAGCCAGCATCCCGAACGCGGCTCATGGTGCAGCTGGGGTTATTCACTGATCCAGGGCGTGGAACTGGATTGCTTAAGGTTAAGGGATGCCTGCTCGTCCGGGTGAGGCTCTTCAGTTTAGGCTTACAAGTTCTGCTGAGGCTTAGGCAGGGCCTAGGGGTAAAGGATAAAAATGAGGCTTAGGGCTCTGGCTCACTTCGTGTCTAACGAGCACCCAGACACAGGTGTCAAGGCCTGTGTTTGCTGATTCACAGACCTAGTTTAACGTTTTCTACATCTTCAACCTTAGCCTGCTCTGCCAATGCCTACAACTTCCAGCATCTAAATGGAAGGACGAGAGGCAGTACAGACATCGGTAAAGCTGGTAGAGAGCTGGAAAAACAGTAGAGATCTCAGATTCTGCTATGATGCCCCACCCTCTACCCCCAAGGTCCCTAGATGGTGCCCATGCACATACCAACCTTCTGGGATCAAGAGCAGTTTGCTTTTTTCCACTGTAGCTGCAGTTGCACAGAGCCCAAAAGGAAGACAGACCTGAGGACAGATCAGAAAGGGCGTTTTTGAGCCTTTGGTGGACGAATTCTGGTTCTTTTCCTGATTTGGACCCCTGTGGGTCAAAAGTTTTCCCCCTCTCAGGGATCCTCTTTTCCTCTTCAGCCTCTCCTCCCCCAAATATTAACTAAGGCAGATGCTACGCCCCTTTCTCTGCACCAAAAAGAAAGGGCCCGGGGCAAGGGTGTCTTTGAAATTAAAAGAGAGAAGATGCAGGAGGAGCCTCTGGTCCCATTCTCTACTCTTGTCTCTGCCACACCCACACCAGGGGGCCCCAGACAATTCCAACCCCAGCACTGACCCTCCAAAGATTCAAGGCTGTTTCTCCTTACTTCAGTTCAGTTAGAGCTTCATCCTAAGGACAGACTGAAGAGCAGAAATATAGACTGTCGACGTTAGACAATGAAAGCCTGGTGGATGGATCAGCATCCAGGACAAGGGTCTCAGTAACTGCCTTTTCGTGTTTGCACACCAGAATGTCAAATGATTCTACCTCTCAATTCCTTCAACTCTTCtcaccccacccctcccacctCAATCCTCCTCCTGCGCAGGCTCCCCAGGCACTCAATCCCTCTTTCCGCTTTGCCCCGCCCCCGTCCGCCATTTCTCCGGGACACACCGCCACACCCCTTCTCCTGCAACGAAGCGGGAGGGGAGCGGGACGAGGGTGCAGCAAAAGCTGGATGGGATGCGGTATGGGGGACTCCTGCCAAACAATTCAGTGTTCCCCTCCCAGGATCACCCGTCTTTCGCTCCCCAGCCCCTAGGCCTAGCGTTAGCCTTCAGAAGAGGGGCCTCAACGTCTGCCTTTTCGGGTTCAGGGTCAGGATTTTCCACGATTTTTCTGCTATGGGCTCTACCTCCCACTTCCCACAAATCCCCCCAACAACCGCCATTTCTCCCGCCTGCATACCCGAATTCCTTTTCCAGGACTGAAAAGACGGGGGGTGAACGGCTGTGTGGGCCGGAGGTGTCTGGAAAGCAGTCTGCGAGTTAACAAGGCGGTTTAATACCAGATTCTCTCAGGGTCcgccccacccccccacctcccGTGAAGCCCAGACAGCGCCAAACCCGCCACCTCTCCAACAGCAGCTGGTACACCCATTTCCCAGCATTCCCAAAGCACAGAGGGTCGGCTGGGGGATGGGAGGGTGCGGGGGCGGTGGTGGGGAAAGTCAGGGTGGGAGTGTACCGCCCAGATTGTTACCAAATTGCATGCCCCACCCCCGCCTCCTGGTTACCCTTTCCCAACCTCCCTGCTGGCCTTCTATGCGCTGCCACGTTtatttctcttccctcctcctctcaaAACAGGACGGGATGTGGGGTGCGGGCCTGAATgttataaacaaaaccaaaaaacactgGCTGGAAAGGAAGTAAGCGGATTCTTCGTAAAGTCTATCAAAAGTCTTTTCgtttccccctccccctttccccgCCGCCCACCAAAATGAGCCGCGTTTGAGCACCTCAGGTCTGGAAAGCCGGCCAGAAGTGGGGGAGACCGAGGCACCCGCGGCCTCCGACTCCCGCATCCCTAGATTACCCCTATTCAGGGGTCCCAGACTGTGCCCACCCTCACACCCACCTGCCCGAATCTGGGGgaattttctcctcctcctcctcctcgcctGGGTTAAACGCACGGCAGCGAGCTGCGCAATAGAGTTGGTACCCAGAGGAGGACGGAGAACGACGGTCAGGGCTTTAAGTACCTTTGCCCACGTCAGCTCCTGGTCACGTGAGGGCTGCATCGCCAGTAAGCTTGGGTCCCCAATTTCCACTCCCACCAAGAGTACGAGCCCCCTCCTTTACTTCCATTCCCATCTCACCCCACCACATCAGGTCCTGTCActcatttttttgtctttgtagcCCTGGAGGCCTCAAGTAGCCCCTTCTCCCTGCTTTCagaatttgcctttctctggttaCCTGGGAGGGTCTGCATCTTCTTGGAGGACTattgaaaatttttacttttttgttgggGAATTGTTTCATCCTTTCCTGGGCTACTGGACACTCTTCCATCGCTCCACCTCTAGTTCCTCAGCCCCTAGTCCCCAGGATTTTCCTTGCAGTTGACTCCCTGTTCCAGTATAGCTAAGGGGCAGTGTCAGAAAGGAGACAAGGAGTGGGAGTGGGGTCTGTACTTCTCAAatacttctgttttgtttttaaaactatcatcatgctttatttttatagtaaGAAAATTCAGTAAAACAAGAATTCGGTGTGGGAAGTAGCAACAAAAAAAGGGTGGgcatgttttttaaagaaaaaaggtttcctGCGTCCATTGGAAAGCACCATtaattttggttaatttttacCGAATAGAACATGAGTTCTTTTGGCCACATaggaaatagtttttaaaatatgctaaggTATTTGAACATCTAAAATGGAATATTTCTCAATAAGATAAGCATATTTCCATGTGATCTGTAAATTGATCCACAGAGAGATGTTCAGTTGTccaatcttatttattttggaCAAATAATACGctacttttttctccttctgggaCAGCTTTTAAGTTGCATAAATAAATGATCCTGTCTTGTCCTGTTAgagaaacacatttatttaatattcccAAACCATTGCTGACTGCTGTGTGTGAACCTCCTGTAATTTGATGGCTGTAACCATGACAGTTTTGAACACCTGTCTTCGGATTAGGTTCCAGTTAACGATTCAGCTCTGGGCAAAAAGATGAGCTGTGAGGCCAAGGAAACTGAGGGTGGTGGGTGCAGGGTGGTCAAATCCTCCCTGCCCTgtcaggaggaggagggaaatgcTGTCTCTCTACTCCCTCCCATATGCCAGAGCTGCTCATCACCTGCGTTCAGGCACCTGGCTCAGTTGCTCACACCCAAAATATATCTGGACAAGTGACCAAGATGGAGACCTGGTTAAATGTCTTTGACTCCTTCCGTCCCTCCCCCAAGTTCCCAGAGGTAACCCACTGATGCATAGAAAGGATTGCTGTTCTCATCTGACCCTGCAGCTGACGATTTGTGAAACCTGTGATTTCACAAAAAGGTTTTTGTGATCACACAAAAAGTGATTGTTGGGAGAAGTTCCCAGGCCTGACTGCTGTCTATCCTTATTCGTGGTTACCAGTGAACCTTGCTCCAAACACTGTCTGCTAGTACCACCTGGCCTAAGAGATGCATCCTCCTGGGCCTCTCACTTCTGGCCTCCTTAGCTCCAGGGGACCCAGGAAGAGTCTAGCCTTGCTGCAAGGTTACTGCCTGCCAGTACACATCCATCTTGGTGCCCTCCCAACCAAATGTATGCCCAGGGAACAATCTCCACTGATGAACCCAGAGTAGGTGTTCTCATCTGGTCAACTCTATAGACCACCTGAAATTGCATTCACCTGCAAAGCTTTGTTTGGGATTATATGTGTGgttagatgcatttttttttcaggaacaGAGATCACTGACCTCATCAGTTTCTCAAGGGGTCTGTAACCCCCGCCCTGCAAAAAATTAAGAGCTAATACAATGGCCAAGAGGGtctgtgttatatatatataatagtccAGATTAAGAATCTTGTATTTTGTTCTGGTAATACAAGTATTATATATTAGTGgttaaaaatgttcaaaacaataaggaaatatataaagtatacaggGAAAGAAACTTGTGTTATCTTTTCCACTCCCAGCCACTGTCAACAGTTTCCAACTTTCTTTTTAGACACATTAGTAAGTGCGTTTCTGCTTATTAATCGAGTTCCAAATTTTTGTGATCTGTCTTAATAATTCTAATTTAAAGTGATACCTTTGGTTTATCTTggtattatatataatcatttgTAAATgatgatttttcatttcttcctttccaacatttatgcccccttttctttcttcttcttcatgaGTCATTCTTGGTTAAATTAGACATAAACGAAAATATCCTTAACCTGATGAAGAATATATCAGAAGTTCTTCTGATCTGGCAGATTTGTCCCTCCCTGTGGTCTACCAAGATCACAGAACTTAATGACTGGCATTGACTAGAACTTCCTTAAGAGCCTCCTGATCTTGTTCTTGAAGGCAGTGGGAATGcctcttttgtttcattatttagtataacttttgttgtttgtgattgatatattttctttttttttcaaggctAATTTCACTTATGTTTACCagtccctctctttctctctgtcgcacgtgcacacacacacgtagtaCAAAGAAATACTATCAGTGAATGGAGGCAAGTCATTAAGTTCTGTAATCTTGATGGTCCAGAGAAAGGGATGAATCTGCCAGATCAGAAGAGCTCCTGATATCTTCTTCATCAGGTtaaggatattttcttttatatctaaTTTAATTCATCTAAGAACGACTCATTAAATTACGTATAATTCTTTACTACATAAATGAAGTTCCCTCCTAttcctattttactttttttttttaattaggaatgGTGActtattttatcaaatgctttcattatgaggtttcttttcttctttggtgTGCTGTTGTCAGGAATGATGTAGACAGGCCAGTCTCCCTGTCACTCTTCTCTTCCTATAGTTTATTCTCAACACATCCAGACACATGTCCCTTGTTCAAACTCCCCACCCACTTCCTGTGTTGTTTAGAGGAAATATAAATGTCCTTATTACAACTGAGAAGGCCCTACCCTATTCAATCTTACTACTTTTCTGCCTAAtctacttctctctctctatctaatTCACCCTACTCAATCATCTTGGCTTTCTTGATGTTCCTGGAGTATACTGGACATGTTCCCTTTACAGAGCCTTTTCGGTTGCTCGTCTCCTTACCTGGGATGTATTTCCACCCCACATCACCACACTTAGTTAGATCCCTCACTGACTTCAGATCTTTACTCAAAGGTCACCTTTTTAGTGAGTCCTTCATTGGTCACCCTTTCTAAAAGTTCATCCCATCTTGACTTTTCATATCTTCTTTCctgccatttattttttctttagtactTATTAATAACAATATACTATATGTTTTATCTTGTTGGTTGCTTGTCGCTTTCACTAGAAAGTAAGAACTATGAGGTTAGAAATTTAGGTCAGCTCTATTCACCGCTGTAACTACAGCATCAAGAACAATGCATGGCATGTAGTACCTGCTCAGTACacgtgttgaataaatgaataaatgaatgaatggctttCCAACACTGAACCACCTTTACACTCCAGAAAAAAGCCTAGTTGGTTCTGGCATATCATCAGATTTGTGAACTCTCAAATGAGTGATTACCTAATCAGGATGTTGTCATGGGACTAGATGTAGAAAACTTAAGATTGCTTTGAGTGACATGTGCAGAACTCATTATGCAGTGAGAATTATTGTTTATGATATATGCCATTTAATAAAAGTGAATCATTTTTCTTGAATGGAAATAgttctttaacatttttcaataataaaaatgcatgttTGTATAACAAAGAATAGAATGGTGTTAACAAGAAAGTAACAGAATCCATTCCTACTGTTTCCTTTCCTGACACTCCCTCCCTCATCTTCATTTCCAGGTATTTTCAGGACTGCAGAGATGAATATTAGTGAATCCAAATAGAAGTGGTGAAGGGAGCAGAGAAGAGGATGGGCCCGTTTCCCAGAGAATTAGAAATGACCAGTAGCTCAGGAGAAGATGCTGTTTCTTCCGGTAATCAGAGAAAGATGACGCTTTTGTTGTTTGCGCAAAGACTAAAAAGAGAACGAGTGACAGTGCCCTgcatggtggaggtggtgggagggaAGGCGGGGAGTGAGGGGCCTTGCAAATAATGGGAGGGGAAATTTGGGACCCAGACTCACCAGTGACGTGGCTTCACATGACCAGGAGCTGACGTGCTGGTGTGTTGGTCCAAATAGCAGTTCCTGCTTAGCTACCAGCTCCCGATTTCCTTAAAGGTGGTGTGACTGTGGCCATAGAAGGTGGAGGAGGACAGGGAGGAAACCCATCCAGATCCTTGTAGGTTGGTATGAAGGTGGGTGTTGATTGGAGACTCCTGAAGTCCAGGTGGAAGGGAGCAGCACAATTTTCAAGTTAGGAGGCACTTCTCTGTTTCCGCAAGGGGACAACCCGAACCCAGGCTTGTTCTCATTTTGTGACTTGTCAAAGGCAGGGCAG
This genomic stretch from Pongo pygmaeus isolate AG05252 chromosome X, NHGRI_mPonPyg2-v2.0_pri, whole genome shotgun sequence harbors:
- the ARMCX2 gene encoding armadillo repeat-containing X-linked protein 2 — encoded protein: MSRVRDAGCVAAGIVIGAGAWYCVYKYTRGRDQTKKRMVKPKNRAVAGTGARARAGLRAGFTIDLGSGFSPPTPVRAEAEDRAQDEASALDAVGAEAVAPAASSAEAQSGAGSQAQEADGAGVGPKAESAAGAAMASSIAPPPGVTESLGAAEAPAMAGAPKVVEAPREAETSRAAVPPGTVVPTEAAAPTEVTEGPGVAAPTKVAEVPGVASPTEAAEAPVPATPTGAAESPGTSGSPRTAVVPGTSAAKKATPGAHTGAIPKATSATGAVPKGGAKGVTRSRNGGKGKGKKSKVEVDELGMGFRPGDGVAAAAAASANGGQAFLAEVPDSEEGESGWTDTESDSDSEPETQRRGRGRRPVAVQKRPFPYEIDEILGVRDLRKVLALLQKSDDPFIQQVALLTLSNNANYSCNQETIRKLGGLPIIANMINKTDPHIKEKALMAMNNLSENYENQGRLQVYMNKVMDDIMASNLNSAVQVVGLKFLTNMTITNDYQHLLVNSIANFFRLLSQGGGKIKVEILKILSNFAENPDMLKKLLSTQVPASFSSLYNSYVESEILINALTLFEIIYDNLRAEVFNYREFNKGSLFYLCTTSGVCVKKIRALANHHDLLVKVKVIKLVNKF